The Agrococcus carbonis sequence TACCAGCGCGGCAGCCTCGTCGACGACCTCATCCTCGACCTCGGCGCCGTGCCGATCGAGTCGACGCCTGACGAGCACGACCGCGCGGTCGCGATCGTCAGCCACCTCCCGCAGCTCGTCTCCTCGCTCATGGCGGCGCGCCTCGCCGACGCGCCCGACGAGGCGCTGCGGCTCGCCGGCGGCGGCGTCCGCGACGTGACGCGCGTCGCTGCGAGCGATCCGGCGCTCTGGATCCAGATCCTCGGCGCCAACGCCCCCGCCGTCGTCGAGCAGCTGCGCGCCCTGCAGGCCGACCTCGCGAGCCTCACCGACGCGCTCGAGGCGATCGACGCATCCGGGAGCCGCAGGGCGGTGGCGGATGCGCTGCGCGCGGGCAACGAGGGCGTCGCGCGCCTGCCGGGCAAGCACGGCACGCACACGCGCTTCACGCGCGTGCAGGTGCGCATCGACGACCGCCCGGGACAGCTCGCGCGGCTGCTGACCGACATCGGCGACGCGGAGGTCAACCTCGAGGACGTGCGCATCGAGCACGCGGAGGGCGCGCAGTTCGGCGTGGTCGAGATCACCGTCGTGCCCGAGGCGGTGCAGCGGCTCCACGAGGCGCTCGAGGAGCTCGGCTGGCAGGTGGTCGCATGAGCGCCGGGGACGCTGTGGACGAGCGCGCCGAGGGCGGCGCGACCGTCATCGCGATCGACGGCCCGGCCGGCAGCGGCAAGTCGTCGGTCGCGCGCGCCGTCGCGCGCGAGCTCGGCTTCCAGTTCCTCGACACCGGCGCCGCCTACCGCGCGCTCACGTGGCTCATCCTCGAGCGCGGCGGCGACACCGACGACGAGGCCACCGTGCTCGCGAGCCTCGGCGCGCTCGACACGCTCGAGCTCACGATCGACGCGAGCGGGCAGCGCGTCGCGATCGCGGGGCACGACGTGACCGAGGCGATCCGCACCGAGCGGATCTCCGCCGCGGTTGCCGGCGTCGCCCGCACCCTGCCGGCCCGCGAGGCCGTCAACGTGCGGTTCCGCGCGATCATCGCCGCAGCCGATCCCGGCATCGTCGCGGAGGGCCGCGACATCACGACCGTCGTCGCGCCCGACGCCGACGTGCGGGTGCTGCTCACCGCCGACGAGGCCGTGCGCATCCGCCGCCGCTTCGGCGACGTGGGCGGCGACGAGCAGCAGGTGGGTGCGCGCCTGAGCGCGCGCGACGCCTCCGATTCCCGCGTGATCGACTTCCTGCACGCCGCCGACGGCGTGACGGTCGTCGACTCCACCGACCTGACCTTCGACGAGACGGTCGACGCGATCGTCCGCCTCGCGACCGAGGAGCGCCATGACTGACGAGCACGAGCACGACCAGCACGAGCCTGCGTCCGATGAGGCCGCGATCGACGAGGCCGCCGCGCCGCTCGACGACGGCTACGAGACCGACGAGGCGCGGGTCACCGCGCTGCGGGCGGGCCTCGCGGACTACGAGCTCGACGAGGAGGACGCGTCGCTGCTCGAGGCCGCCGAGGAGGGGCCCGACGCCATCCAGGTGCTGCCGGCGCTGCCGGTGCTCGCGATCGTCGGGCGGCCGAACGTCGGCAAGTCGGCGCTCGTCAACCGCATCCTCGGCCGCCGCGAGGCTGTCGTCGAGGACACGCCCGGTGTGACGCGCGACCGCGTCTCGTACAAGGCCGAGTGGAACGGGCGCCGCTTCACCGTGGTCGACACCGGCGGCTGGGAGCCCGACGCGCGCGGCATCGACCTCTCGGTCGCGCAGCAGGCCGAGATCGCGGTCGAGCTCGCCGACGCGGTGCTCTTCGTCGTCGACGTCAACGTCGGGCCCACGTCGACCGACGAGCACGTCGTGCGGATGCTGCGGCAGTCGGACCGGCCCGTGCTGCTCGTGGCGAACAAGTCGGACGACGCGCGTCGCGACCTCGAGGCAGCGTCGCTGTGGAGCCTCGGGCTCGGCGAGCCGCACCCCGTCTCGGCGCTGCACGGCCGCGGCGTCGCCGACCTCCTCGATCTCGCGATGGAGGCGCTGCCCGAGGTCTCGAAGGTCGCGAAGGAGGAGCTCGGCGGGCCGCGCCGCGTCGCGATCCTCGGCCGCCCGAACGTCGGCAAGTCGAGCCTGCTCAACAAGGCAGCGGGGGAGGAGCGCGTCGTCGTCAACGAGCTCGCCGGCACCACGCGCGACCCCGTCGACGAGCAGATCGAGCTCGGCGGCAAGGTGTGGCGCTTCGTCGACACCGCGGGCATCCGTCGCCGGGTGCACCTGCAGCAGGGCGCCGACTTCTACGCGACGCTGCGCACGCAGGCCGCGCTCGAGAAGGCCGAGGTGGCGGTCGTGCTCATCGACGTCACCGAGCCGCTCAGCGAGCAAGACGTGCGCATCGTCGATCTCGTGCTCGAGTCGGGCCGCGCGCTCGTGCTCGCGTTCAACAAGTGGGATCAGCTCGACGACGACCGCCGCCGCTACCTCGAGCGCGAGATCGAGCAGGATCTCGCGCACGTCGACTGGGCGCCGCGCGTCAACATCTCGGCGCGCACGGGCCGCCACCTCGAGAAGCTCGTGCCGGCGCTCGAGACGGCGCTCGAGTCGTGGGACACCCGCATCCCCACGGGCAAGCTCAACGCCTTCGTCGCCGAGCTCGTCGCCGCGCACCCGCACCCGCTGCGGGGCGGCAAGCAGCCGCGCATCCTCTTCGCGACGCAGGCCTCGACACGGCCGCCGACCTTCGTGCTGTTCACGACCGGCTTCCTCGACCCGCAATACCGCCGCTTCATCCAGCGGCGCCTGCGCGAGGACTACGGCTTCGAGGGCACCCCCATCGTCGTGAACATGCGAGTGCGGGAGAAGCGGCAGCGCAAGTAGCGCGGCCCGTCCGCTGGTCGAGGAGCGCGTCGGAGCGCCTGCGCTGTCCGCTCTGTCCGCTGGTCGAGGAGCGCGCGCCGGAGGCGCTCGCGTCTCGAGGCCGAGGAGCGGTTCGCTGGGCCCTCCGGTTTCGAGACGGCAGCGGCCTGCGGCCGCGGCCTCCTCAACCTACGGGGGCGGCTGCCCTGTCCGCTGGTCGAGGAGCGCGCCGGCGCAGCCGGCTCGCGTCTCGAGGCCGAGGAGCGGTTCGCCGGCCCCTCCGGTTTCGTGACGGCAGCGGCCTGCGGCCGCGGCCTCCTCAACCTGCGGGGCTGACGGCAGCGGCCTGCGGCCGCGGCCTCCTCAACCAACGGGGCGGTTCGCCCTGTCCGCTGGTCGAGGAGCGCGCGCCGCAGGCGCTCGCGTCTCGAGGCCGAGGAGCGGTTCGCCGGCCCCTCCGGTTTCGTGACGGCCGCGGCCTGCGGCCGCGGCCTCCTCAACCTACGGGGCTGTCCGCTGGTCGAGGAGCGCGCGCCGCAGGCGTTCGCGTCTCGAGGCCGAGGAGCGGTTCGCCGGCCCCTCCGGTTTCGTGACGGCAGCGGCCTGCGGCCGCGGCCTCCTCAACCTGCGGGGGCGGTTCGCCCTGTCCGCTGGTCGAGGAGCGCGCCGGCGCAGACGGCTCGCGTCTCGAGACCGAGGAGCGGATCGCCGGCCCCTCCGGTTTCGTGACGGCAGCGGCCTGCGGCCGCGGCCTCCTCAACCTACGGGGCTGACGGCAGCGGCCTGCGGCCGCGGCCTCCTCAACCTACGGGGCTGACGGCAGCGGCCTGCGGCCGCGGCCTCCTCAACCTACGGGGCCGGGGCTCAGCGCACCTGCCGCGCCGCGAACTGCATCCGCGGGTGCGCGAAGGCCTCCTGCGCCTGCACGATGCGCAGCTCGCGCTCGCCCGAGTCGATCGTCACCTGCAGCAGGTCGAACACGCTCGACGCCGTGCGCTCGAGCGCCACAGCCGCCGAGCCCGTCTCGCGGTAGTGCGCGGTGAAGAGCGCGCTCGTCACGTCGCCTGAGCCGTTCGCCTTGATCGGCAGGTGCGGCGTCTGCACGATCCACGCGCCCTCGTCGTCGACGGCGAGCATCTCGATCGTCGGCGAGCCGTCGGGCAGCACCTCGCGATCCGGCCGCAGCACGCTCGTCACGAGCACGGTGCGCGGCCCCAGGTCGCGGGCGCGGTCGGCCGACTCGAGGGTCGACTCGAGCGTGTCGGGCTCCGTGTGCGTCATGAAGCCGAGCTCGAACTGGTTGGGCGTGATGATGTCGGCCACCGGCACGACCCGCTCGCGGATGAGCGGCGGGATCGTCGGTGCGACGAAGCAGCCCGACGTCGCGTTGCCCATCACCGGGTCGCACGTGAACGACGCCGCGGGGTTCGCGGCCTTGACGCGAGCCACCGCATCCACCACGACGTCGACGATCTCCTCGCCGCCGAGGTAGCCCGAGAGCACGCCGTCGACGGTGCCGAGCACGCCGCGATCCTCGATGCCCGTCACGACCGCGCGCACGTCGTCGGCGGGGATCGCCGGCCCGCCCCACGCGCCATAGCCGGTGTGGTTCGAGAAGTTCACCGTCAGCACGGGCCACACCTCATGCCCGATGCGCTGCAGCGGGAAGACGGCGGCCGAGTTGCCGACGTGCCCGTAGGCGACGTGCGACTGGATCGAGAGGAAGCGCATCCGACCATTCTTCCACCGCGGCGGATCACACGTCGTCGAGCGCCTCCAGCAGCGTGCCCTGCGCGAAGCCGAGCCACGTGACGACGCCGCGCAGCTGCTCGAGGTCCTCCTCGGTCACGCCGGGCGCGAGCTCGCTGCGATCCTGCCCCGTGCGCACGTGCAGCACGAGCCGCACCTCGCCGAGCGCCCGCAGCCACGCATCCGCCCCCTCGGCGTCGACCGCGATCGGCAGCTCGGCGTCGTCGGCGTCGTCGCCCTCGGCGGGCAGCGCCGTCTCGAGGTCGAGCACCATGCGGGTCATGGTGCGGATGCGGTCGGCGGCGATGTCGGCGGAGGCGAGCCTGCGGAACTCGGCCGCGTCCTCCTCGCCGGCGTACGCGTTCGGGTAGAGCCGCTGCATGACGGGGTCGTCGAGCACCGCGCGGCCGTCGATGACGGCGCGGTGGAGCTCGAGCACCTGCCGGCCGAGGGTCGCGAGCATGTCGGCCTCGGAGGTCAGCAGCGCGCACCGCGCGCCGTCGCCGTCCCGCCGCCAGGCCTTCACGCGCCGGCTCCCGGCATCGGCTCGAGCGTCGCGACGAGGCCTTCGGTGTGCAGCGCCGCGACGTGCATCTCCTGCGCCTCGCGGGTGCCGTGCGCCACCGCGGCGCGTCCGTCGCGCTCGGCCTGGTGCATGAGCGCGGTCGCGCGCTCGCGGCTGTGGCCGAGCCGGCGCATGAGCACGCGCACGACGAAGCCCTGCGGGCTCACCGGGTCGTCCCACAGGATCGTCGCCCAGCCGCCGCCGACCGCCGCCGCCGCGCTGTCGGGCGCGCGCAGGGTGTCGGCGGTCATCGCTCCACCACCTCGATGCCCGCCGTCGTGGGGCCGAGCACAGTCGCGACGACGTGCACGGATGCGGTGTCTGGCCCGCGCTCGATCGCGAGGCTCCACAGCGCGAGCAGGAAGCCGGTGCCGGCGAGCGCGACGCCCACCCACGCGGGAGCGAGGTAGCCGAGACCGGCGGCGATCACCGCGCCGCCGAGCGCCGCGCCGAGCGCGTTGCCGACGTTGAAGGCGGCGTGGTTGGTGGCGGCGCCGAGGAGCTCGGCGTCGCCGGCGATCCCCATGATGCGCGCCTGGATCGTGGGCGTGAGCACGCTCCCGGCGCCGCCGATGAGGAAGGCGAGGGCGAAGAGCGCCACCGGCTGCCACGCGAGCAGGCCGAACAGGGCGAGGGATGCGATGAGCACCGGGAAGGCGGCGAGGATCGTGCGGCGCATGCTGCGGTCGCTCGCCCAGCCGCCGATCGCGTTGCCGATCGTCATCCCGATCCCGACGGTCGCGAGCAGCCAGGCGATCGCCGACTCGGGCAGCCCGGCGACACGCGTGACGATCTCGGCCGCGTAGGAGTAGACGGCGAAGAAGCCGCCGAAGCCGATGCAGCCGACCGCGATCATGAGCCACAGGCGGGGATTGCGGAACGCCGCGACCTCGCGCGCCGCGCTGCGCGACGGGTCGCCCGGCACGCGGGGGAGCGCGACCCACGCGAGCGCGAGCGTGACGAGGAAGATCGCGGCGACCGCGACGTACGTCCAGCGCCAGCCGGCCGCCTGGCCGAGCCAGGTGCCGAGCGGCACGCCGATGATATTGGCGACCGTGAGGCCCGAGAGCGCGAGCGCGACGCCCGCGCCCTGGCGGCCCGGCCCCATGATGCGCGCCGCGAGCAGCGACGCGACGCCGAAGTAGGCGCCGTGCGGGATGGCCGAGAGGAAGCGGGCCGCGATGGTGAGCTCGAACGTGGGCATCAGGCCGCTCGCGAGGTTCGCGACGGTGAAGGCGGCGACGAGCAGCAGCACGAGCGTGAACTGCGACATGCGCGCCGCCCAGATCGACACGAGCGGCGCGCCGACGACGACGCCGAGCGCGTAGGCCGTGATGAGCCAGCCCGCCTGCGCGATGCCGCCGGCGGGATCGGCGTCGAAGCCCGGGACGAGCTCGGTCGCCGCGAGCGGGAGGATGCCCATGGTCGCGAACTCGGTCGTGCCGATCCCGAAGCCGCCGAGCGCGAGCGTGAAGAGCGCGAGGAGGCGTCGCGCGGGAGTGAGCTGCATGCTGCCTCGATCGTACGCGGATGCGTCGGCGGACGCCGGTTGCTACATTGGTCAGGTAAGGCTTGCCTCACCTGAGGCGCATCGTCCCGAGGAGCACCCATGGCAGGACCCGAGCGCGTCGCCGCGGTCGCACCGAAGTTCGTCGAGCTCGAGGTGCTCGGCAGCCAGCAGGTGTCGCCGCACGTCCGCCGGGTGACGCTCGGCGGCGACGAGGTGTCGGCGATGACGCCGCAGGGCTACGACCAGTGGTTCCGCTTCTTCATGCGCCGGGACGGCCAGGAGCAGCTGCGCGTGCCGAGCAGCCCCGCCACGTGGTTCCCGCAGTACCTCGCGATGCGCGAATCGCACCGCCCGTGGGTCCGCAACTACACCGTGCGCGACTTCCGGCTCGAGGAGGGCGAGCTCGACATCGACTTCGTCTGCCACGAGGATCCCGGCCCCGGCGCCGCGTGGGCGATGGCAGCGCAGCGGGGCGAGCGCGCCGTGCTGCTCGACGAGGGGCTGCTGTACAACGACGACGGGCTGTCGGGCGACGTGCTCATGGTGGGCGACGAGTCGGCGCTGCCGGCGATCGCCGGCATCTGCGGCTCGCTCGACCCCGAGGCCCAGGGCGTCGCGATCATCGAGGTCGGGCACCGCGACGACATCCAGGACGTCCAGGCGCCCGCCGGGCTCGACGTGCGCTGGATCGAGCGGGGCGGCGCTCGCGAGGGCGACGCGGCGCTCGAGGAGCTGCGCGGGCTGCGGCTCGCGACCGAGCTCGGCTACGCATACTCGGCGGGCGAGCAGGCGCTCGCGACAGGCGCCCGCCGGCACCTCGTCCGCGACCGGGGCATCGACAAGCAGCGCATCACCTTCACGGGCTACTGGAAGCTCGGCAAGGCCTACGTCTCCTGATCCGCCGCGACGGAAAGTTCCGTGGAACTTTCGCCACGGTCACGTTGCTCGCAACGTGACGGGCCGGTCGGCCGGACCTCGCGCATCCGCTTGCCTATCGTGAAGACGTGCCCACCGCAGAATCGCTTCCCGTCGACGACGCCCACCAGGCCTGGCTCGACCGTCTCGCCCTCGCAGAGCTCGCCGTGCCGATCCTCGGCCGCCTGTACCGGGAGCGCGACGTCGTCACGCACGTGCACGGGAAGAAGCTCGTCAACCAGTCGCCGATCGAGATCCTGAAGGCCCACAAGTGGGCACGGCGGGTGGGCGAGCGCGTGCTTCGCATCGAGGACACCATGACCGTCCTGCGCGTCGTCGACGAGCTCGGCGTGCGCGGCATCTCGCTCGACCTCGGCCGCATCCTGGTCGACGCCCCCGAGACCGGCCTCGAGGAGTACGCCCGCGAGCAGGTCGCGGCGCTCGAGTCGTGGTCGCAGGACGAGCCGACCGATGTCGTGCTCTACGGCTTCGGCCGCATCGGGCGGCTCCTCGCCCGCATCCTCATCGGCCACGCCGGCAGCGGCCTCGGCCTGCGGCTGCGCGCCATCGTCGTGCGCAAGGGCGGCGAGGACGACCTCGAGAAGCGCGCGAGCCTGCTGCGCCGCGACTCCGTGCACGGCGCCTTCCAGGGCACGATCGACATCGACCGCGAGGCGAACACGATCCTCGCGAACGGCACCCTCATCCAGGTCATCTACTCGGACGACCCGACGAGCATCGACTACACGAAGCACGGGATCCGCCGCGCGATCGTGGTCGACAACACCGGCCGCTGGCGCGACGAGGAGGGCCTCTCGCAGCACCTGCAGTGCCCCGGCGTCGAGCGCGTCGTGCTCACCGCGCCCGGCAAGGGCGCGCTCAAGAACATCGTCTTCGGCGTCAACCACGAGTCGATCGGCGCCGAGGACCCCGTCATCACCGCCGCATCCTGCACGACGAACGCGATCACGCCCGTGCTGCAGGTCGTCAACGACGCGTACGGCATCGAGCACGGCCACGTCGAGACGGTGCACTCGTACACGAACGACCAGAACCTCATCGACAACTTCCACAAGGGCGCCCGCCGCGGCCGCTCGGCCGCGCTCAACATGGTGCTCACCGAGACCGGCGCCGCGAAGGCGGTCTCGAAGGCACTGCCCGAGCTCGAGGGCAAGCTGACCGGCAACGCGATCCGCGTGCCGACGCCCGACGTGTCGATGGCGATCCTCAACCTCTCGCTCGAGCAGGAGGTCGACCGCGAGGCGGTCAACGAGCTCCTGCGGCAGACCTCGCTCACGGGCGAGCTGCGGGCGCAGATCGACTTCACGGATTCGGCCGAGGTCGTCTCGACCGACTTCGTGGGCAACAACCGCGCCGGCATCGTCGACGGTCTCGCGACCATCGCCTCCGGCCGCCACCTGGTGCTCTATGTCTGGTACGACAACGAGTACGGCTACTCGTCGCAGGTCATCCGCGTGATCGAGCACATGGCCGACCAGATGGCCAAGGCACGGCAGCTGCAGCCGGCCTGACACAGACTGCCGCCGCCGGGACTCTCCTGGGTGGAAGCCCGGCGGCGGCAAACCCCTTCACGCGTCGCGCGTGCGCGTGCCGTCCACGTAGGCGAGCGCCGCGACGACCCGGCGGTGCAGCCCCTCGCCGTCGAGGATGCCGAGCTTCGGCAGGATGCGCGCCATGTGCGCCTCGACGGTGCGCTCGGCGAGCCAGAGCCGCTCGGCGATCGCGCGGTTCGAGAGGCCCTCGGCGACGAGCGCGAGCACCTCGCGCTCGCGATCGGTCAGCGGACCGAGCGGGTCGCGCCGTGGCCGGGCGAGCAGCGACTGCACGATCGCGGGGTCGAGCACCGACTCGCCGGCCGTGAGCCGCTCGAGGCAGTCGAGCAGCACGGCGCCCTCCGAGACGCGCTCCTTGAGCAGGTATCCCACGCCGTGCGGGCGCTCCTCGAGCAGGGTGAGCGCGTAGACGGGCTCGATGTGCTGCGAGAGCACGAGGACCGAGATCTGCGGGTGCTCGTCGAGGATGCGGCGGGCGGCCTCGATGCCCTCGGTCGAGTGGGTCGGGGGCATGCGCACGTCGATGACCGCGACGTCGGGGAGGCGCTGCGCGACCGCGGCGAGCAGCGCCCTCGCGTCCCCGGCTTCGGCGACGACGTCTGCGCCGGCGCGCTCGAGCACGCGCACGATGCCCTCGCGCGTCAGCAGGCTGTCCTCGGCGACGACTACCCGCATGGCAGCTCCAGCGCGATCGGGTCCGCCCTGCTGCGCAGCCGGCCTCCGAGGGCGCGGGCGCGGTCGGCGATCGCGCGCGCGTCGGCGGGAGCGAGTCGAGCGCCGTCGAGGCGCAGCTCGAGGCGTCGGTCGTCGCTCGAGAGGCGGATGCGGATGCGGTCGGCGCCGTCGACGATCGTCGCGCGGTCGGCGAGCCGGTAGGCGGTCAGCGCGCACGCGGCCTCGACCTCGGTGCCTCCTCGCGCGTCGAAGGACGTGGGGGTGTTCGCGCTGCGCGCGAGGGACTCGAGCGCGGCCGTCAACCCCGCATCGGAGAGCAGCACCGGGTACATGCCGTGCGCGACCGCGCGCAGCCGCTCGGCTGCCGCCGAGACCTCGGCGATGCACTGCTCGAGGGCGGCTGCCGCGTCGGCGTCGTCGCGTTCGAGGCTTCGCTCCTGCGCATCGCGCAGCGCGAAGACGGCGGCGAGCAGGAGGTGCTGCGCGCCGTCGTGCAGATCGCGCTCGGCCCTCCGCCGGGCGTCGTCGGCGGCGAGCACCTCGGCGCGGCGCGCAGCGCGGAGATCGGCGAGGCGGTGGAGCGACTCGGCGTGCGTGCGCGCCGCGTCGAGGGCGAGCGCGGTCGCGGGCCCGAGTGCGCGCTCGAGCTCCTCGCCCAGCGCCGCGCCGGCGGCGCTCCACCCGATGCGCGCGATCGGGCGACCGTCGCGTCGGACCGTGGCGAGGGTCGCCGCCCGGCCGCTCTCGGGTCGCGGCTCCCCGCGCTCGTCGACCCAGCCGCCCCCGTCGCCGAGGTCGAACGCGAGCGTCGCGGCGGGGTCGCCGAGCCGCCGCGCGATCGCGTCGCGCACCGAGGCGGGCGGGGTCACCGCGATGATCTCGTCGGCGAGCGCGCCGAGCCTCGCCGATCGTCGGGCTCG is a genomic window containing:
- a CDS encoding prephenate dehydrogenase, giving the protein MTHRLRGPVRIVGTGLLGTSIGLGLAARGVEVQLVDASPTAMRLAADFGAGRPAEPGDRPELIVVAVPPDVTAQVVAAELEAFPDAVVTDVASVKAVPLAELRALGADVSRYLGSHPMAGRERSGALAGSGDLFVGRPWVIAGHDAISYQRGSLVDDLILDLGAVPIESTPDEHDRAVAIVSHLPQLVSSLMAARLADAPDEALRLAGGGVRDVTRVAASDPALWIQILGANAPAVVEQLRALQADLASLTDALEAIDASGSRRAVADALRAGNEGVARLPGKHGTHTRFTRVQVRIDDRPGQLARLLTDIGDAEVNLEDVRIEHAEGAQFGVVEITVVPEAVQRLHEALEELGWQVVA
- the cmk gene encoding (d)CMP kinase, whose translation is MSAGDAVDERAEGGATVIAIDGPAGSGKSSVARAVARELGFQFLDTGAAYRALTWLILERGGDTDDEATVLASLGALDTLELTIDASGQRVAIAGHDVTEAIRTERISAAVAGVARTLPAREAVNVRFRAIIAAADPGIVAEGRDITTVVAPDADVRVLLTADEAVRIRRRFGDVGGDEQQVGARLSARDASDSRVIDFLHAADGVTVVDSTDLTFDETVDAIVRLATEERHD
- the der gene encoding ribosome biogenesis GTPase Der translates to MTDEHEHDQHEPASDEAAIDEAAAPLDDGYETDEARVTALRAGLADYELDEEDASLLEAAEEGPDAIQVLPALPVLAIVGRPNVGKSALVNRILGRREAVVEDTPGVTRDRVSYKAEWNGRRFTVVDTGGWEPDARGIDLSVAQQAEIAVELADAVLFVVDVNVGPTSTDEHVVRMLRQSDRPVLLVANKSDDARRDLEAASLWSLGLGEPHPVSALHGRGVADLLDLAMEALPEVSKVAKEELGGPRRVAILGRPNVGKSSLLNKAAGEERVVVNELAGTTRDPVDEQIELGGKVWRFVDTAGIRRRVHLQQGADFYATLRTQAALEKAEVAVVLIDVTEPLSEQDVRIVDLVLESGRALVLAFNKWDQLDDDRRRYLEREIEQDLAHVDWAPRVNISARTGRHLEKLVPALETALESWDTRIPTGKLNAFVAELVAAHPHPLRGGKQPRILFATQASTRPPTFVLFTTGFLDPQYRRFIQRRLREDYGFEGTPIVVNMRVREKRQRK
- the pdxY gene encoding pyridoxal kinase PdxY, producing MRFLSIQSHVAYGHVGNSAAVFPLQRIGHEVWPVLTVNFSNHTGYGAWGGPAIPADDVRAVVTGIEDRGVLGTVDGVLSGYLGGEEIVDVVVDAVARVKAANPAASFTCDPVMGNATSGCFVAPTIPPLIRERVVPVADIITPNQFELGFMTHTEPDTLESTLESADRARDLGPRTVLVTSVLRPDREVLPDGSPTIEMLAVDDEGAWIVQTPHLPIKANGSGDVTSALFTAHYRETGSAAVALERTASSVFDLLQVTIDSGERELRIVQAQEAFAHPRMQFAARQVR
- a CDS encoding DUF2017 family protein; protein product: MKAWRRDGDGARCALLTSEADMLATLGRQVLELHRAVIDGRAVLDDPVMQRLYPNAYAGEEDAAEFRRLASADIAADRIRTMTRMVLDLETALPAEGDDADDAELPIAVDAEGADAWLRALGEVRLVLHVRTGQDRSELAPGVTEEDLEQLRGVVTWLGFAQGTLLEALDDV
- a CDS encoding ATP-dependent Clp protease adaptor ClpS: MTADTLRAPDSAAAAVGGGWATILWDDPVSPQGFVVRVLMRRLGHSRERATALMHQAERDGRAAVAHGTREAQEMHVAALHTEGLVATLEPMPGAGA
- a CDS encoding MFS transporter; the protein is MQLTPARRLLALFTLALGGFGIGTTEFATMGILPLAATELVPGFDADPAGGIAQAGWLITAYALGVVVGAPLVSIWAARMSQFTLVLLLVAAFTVANLASGLMPTFELTIAARFLSAIPHGAYFGVASLLAARIMGPGRQGAGVALALSGLTVANIIGVPLGTWLGQAAGWRWTYVAVAAIFLVTLALAWVALPRVPGDPSRSAAREVAAFRNPRLWLMIAVGCIGFGGFFAVYSYAAEIVTRVAGLPESAIAWLLATVGIGMTIGNAIGGWASDRSMRRTILAAFPVLIASLALFGLLAWQPVALFALAFLIGGAGSVLTPTIQARIMGIAGDAELLGAATNHAAFNVGNALGAALGGAVIAAGLGYLAPAWVGVALAGTGFLLALWSLAIERGPDTASVHVVATVLGPTTAGIEVVER
- a CDS encoding siderophore-interacting protein; the encoded protein is MAGPERVAAVAPKFVELEVLGSQQVSPHVRRVTLGGDEVSAMTPQGYDQWFRFFMRRDGQEQLRVPSSPATWFPQYLAMRESHRPWVRNYTVRDFRLEEGELDIDFVCHEDPGPGAAWAMAAQRGERAVLLDEGLLYNDDGLSGDVLMVGDESALPAIAGICGSLDPEAQGVAIIEVGHRDDIQDVQAPAGLDVRWIERGGAREGDAALEELRGLRLATELGYAYSAGEQALATGARRHLVRDRGIDKQRITFTGYWKLGKAYVS
- a CDS encoding glyceraldehyde-3-phosphate dehydrogenase translates to MPTAESLPVDDAHQAWLDRLALAELAVPILGRLYRERDVVTHVHGKKLVNQSPIEILKAHKWARRVGERVLRIEDTMTVLRVVDELGVRGISLDLGRILVDAPETGLEEYAREQVAALESWSQDEPTDVVLYGFGRIGRLLARILIGHAGSGLGLRLRAIVVRKGGEDDLEKRASLLRRDSVHGAFQGTIDIDREANTILANGTLIQVIYSDDPTSIDYTKHGIRRAIVVDNTGRWRDEEGLSQHLQCPGVERVVLTAPGKGALKNIVFGVNHESIGAEDPVITAASCTTNAITPVLQVVNDAYGIEHGHVETVHSYTNDQNLIDNFHKGARRGRSAALNMVLTETGAAKAVSKALPELEGKLTGNAIRVPTPDVSMAILNLSLEQEVDREAVNELLRQTSLTGELRAQIDFTDSAEVVSTDFVGNNRAGIVDGLATIASGRHLVLYVWYDNEYGYSSQVIRVIEHMADQMAKARQLQPA
- a CDS encoding response regulator transcription factor; translated protein: MRVVVAEDSLLTREGIVRVLERAGADVVAEAGDARALLAAVAQRLPDVAVIDVRMPPTHSTEGIEAARRILDEHPQISVLVLSQHIEPVYALTLLEERPHGVGYLLKERVSEGAVLLDCLERLTAGESVLDPAIVQSLLARPRRDPLGPLTDREREVLALVAEGLSNRAIAERLWLAERTVEAHMARILPKLGILDGEGLHRRVVAALAYVDGTRTRDA
- a CDS encoding sensor histidine kinase, coding for MSGHPAARPSLAVALVAAVAATTSALTSSLAIPNASGLPPAEWLQQPLERWLVQAAGVALAVAAVGAAWLRGQPWRGPAAAIAVLAAGWPALALALWAEDAVVRGAALVIASLQPAALLHLAATLLAVPAGRWLGVAYGAAAASALLLALTRDPLLDPGCVVRCGSIDPPLAVPGAAALLAAAVRAIAGACAAAACAMAVAAGFRARELADRAVALPLAALCGAELWWVLGPTARATVGPAAFAAPAALDVRAALAVALAVALIGAIAARARRSARLGALADEIIAVTPPASVRDAIARRLGDPAATLAFDLGDGGGWVDERGEPRPESGRAATLATVRRDGRPIARIGWSAAGAALGEELERALGPATALALDAARTHAESLHRLADLRAARRAEVLAADDARRRAERDLHDGAQHLLLAAVFALRDAQERSLERDDADAAAALEQCIAEVSAAAERLRAVAHGMYPVLLSDAGLTAALESLARSANTPTSFDARGGTEVEAACALTAYRLADRATIVDGADRIRIRLSSDDRRLELRLDGARLAPADARAIADRARALGGRLRSRADPIALELPCG